In Sphaeramia orbicularis chromosome 5, fSphaOr1.1, whole genome shotgun sequence, a genomic segment contains:
- the drd5a gene encoding D(1B) dopamine receptor, whose amino-acid sequence MKRQMENPAKYLSSVQDMESAPAPLGEIMWNSTETEVTSDGGKDMVVRTVTGCLLSLLILWTLLGNILVCSAVLRFRHLRTKVTNIFIVSLALSDLFVAVLVMPWKAVAEVAGYWPFGTFCNVWVAFDIMCSTASILNLCIISVDRYWAISSPFRYERKMTQRVAFVMISITWTLSVLISFIPVQLNWHKATGDDMAGTHNSSTSRQMEENCDSSLSREYAISSSLISFYIPVAIMIVTYTRIYRIAQIQIRRIASLERAAEHAQSCRTNRIECQHHNTLKTSIKRETKVFKTLSVIMGVFVCCWLPFFVLNCMVPFCDRPATDRDAGLPCVSETTFNVFVWFGWTNSSLNPIIYAFNAEFRKAFASLLGCRYFCSNTPVETVNISNELVSYNQDTLIHKEIANAYVNMIPNVVECIEHEETFDRISQFSHNNENATDSVCDLEDCEADISLDRMSPFTPNGLH is encoded by the coding sequence ATGAAGAGACAAATGGAGAACCCAGCCAAGTACCTCTCATCGGTGCAGGACATGGAGTCTGCGCCGGCACCCCTAGGAGAGATTATGTGGAACAGCACCGAAACGGAGGTGACAAGCGACGGGGGGAAGGATATGGTAGTGCGCACAGTGACGGGCTGTCTGCTGTCCCTGCTCATCTTATGGACTTTGCTGGGGAACATCCTGGTCTGCTCCGCGGTGCTGCGGTTTCGGCACCTACGAACCAAAGTGACCAATATTTTCATCGTCTCCCTGGCTCTGTCGGATTTATTCGTGGCCGTCCTGGTGATGCCGTGGAAAGCTGTGGCGGAGGTGGCGGGTTACTGGCCGTTTGGCACTTTCTGTAATGTCTGGGTCGCTTTTGACATAATGTGCTCCACCGCCTCCATCCTCAACCTCTGCATCATCAGCGTGGATAGATACTGGGCCATCTCGAGCCCCTTTCGCTACGAGAGGAAAATGACCCAGAGAGTTGCCTTTGTTATGATTAGCATCACTTGGACGTTGTCTGTGCTCATTTCATTCATACCAGTCCAGCTAAACTGGCACAAAGCCACGGGTGACGACATGGCTGGGACGCACAACTCTTCCACGAGTCGGCAGATGGAGGAAAACTGCGACTCCAGTTTGAGCAGAGAGTACGCTATATCGTCATCTCTAATAAGTTTCTACATTCCCGTGGCAATTATGATTGTGACTTACACAAGAATATACAGGATAGCACAAATTCAAATCAGGAGAATAGCCTCCTTGGAAAGAGCGGCAGAACACGCGCAAAGTTGCAGGACCAACAGAATAGAGTGCCAACACCACAACACTTTGAAAACGTCGATTAAACGAGAAACCAAAGTGTTCAAAACTCTGTCGGTGAttatgggtgtgtttgtgtgttgctggTTACCTTTCTTCGTTCTAAACTGCATGGTCCCGTTCTGCGACAGACCTGCGACGGACCGAGACGCGGGTCTGCCGTGCGTCAGCGAAACGACTTTTAACGTCTTCGTGTGGTTCGGGTGGACCAACTCTTCCCTGAACCCTATCATTTACGCCTTCAACGCAGAGTTCAGGAAGGCCTTTGCCAGTCTTTTGGGCTGCCGCTATTTCTGCTCCAACACACCAGTGGAAACTGTGAACATCAGCAACGAGCTGGTCTCATATAACCAAGATACCCTCATCCATAAGGAAATCGCGAACGCCTATGTCAACATGATCCCAAATGTGGTTGAATGTATTGAGCACGAAGAAACGTTTGACaggatttcacagttttcacacaataatgAAAACGCCACCGACTCAGTTTGTGACTTGGAAGACTGCGAGGCAGATATAAGTCTTGATAGGATGTCACCATTCACTCCCAATGGATTACACTGA